A single genomic interval of Coleofasciculus sp. FACHB-1120 harbors:
- the dps gene encoding DNA starvation/stationary phase protection protein Dps has product MSSINHHQRLYPTSIDIVAETRSKVIELLNQTVATTLDLKTQVKQAHWNVKGMDFYQLHQLFDELATELEEFTDLFAERVTALGGLAMGTARMAVAASILPEYPIDIIDGKDHIVALAERFAPYAKSLRQNIDASADLGDADTADLYTEVSRAIDKRLWFLEAHLQTGTLTSVGTRQAVASKH; this is encoded by the coding sequence ATGAGTAGTATCAATCATCATCAACGTCTCTACCCAACTAGCATTGACATCGTCGCAGAAACTCGCTCTAAAGTAATCGAGCTTCTGAACCAAACCGTAGCAACCACTCTTGACCTAAAAACTCAGGTCAAGCAAGCGCACTGGAATGTTAAAGGGATGGACTTCTACCAGTTACACCAACTTTTTGATGAGCTTGCTACTGAGTTGGAAGAATTTACCGACCTGTTTGCCGAAAGAGTCACGGCTCTAGGAGGGTTGGCAATGGGAACGGCTCGGATGGCGGTAGCTGCCTCTATCTTGCCAGAGTATCCGATTGATATCATCGACGGTAAAGACCACATTGTCGCATTGGCAGAACGCTTTGCACCTTATGCCAAGTCGCTGCGCCAAAATATTGATGCTTCAGCCGATTTAGGTGATGCTGATACCGCAGACCTTTACACAGAAGTGTCTCGCGCCATCGATAAGCGGTTGTGGTTCTTAGAAGCGCATCTGCAAACAGGAACGCTAACCTCCGTTGGCACAAGACAAGCAGTTGCCAGCAAACATTAA
- the grpE gene encoding nucleotide exchange factor GrpE gives MVNEPDFVQQDFTHQLQQLMQLVGISSYKALSRQAGVSERQVKRLRLGQVSQMRVETLIKLSQALKVPVSELLTTFGDSQLPALGEQINREPELESLQQEYQRLRSLLEQQRETLMQKFQMSSLQVLESFLLYWPTAAARALENPQMEAVKLLPLVRPVQQLLSQWGVEAIASVGAELPYDPQFHQLIEGTAQPGENVKVRNLGYRQGEKLLHRVKVSAISKA, from the coding sequence GTGGTAAACGAACCAGATTTTGTGCAGCAAGATTTCACCCACCAGTTGCAGCAACTTATGCAACTGGTGGGGATTTCCAGTTATAAAGCCTTGAGTCGGCAAGCTGGAGTTTCAGAACGACAAGTCAAGCGACTCCGACTAGGACAAGTTTCGCAGATGCGAGTAGAAACCCTGATCAAGCTCTCCCAAGCGTTGAAAGTGCCAGTGAGCGAGCTACTGACCACCTTTGGGGATAGTCAACTTCCAGCACTGGGAGAGCAGATAAATCGGGAGCCTGAGTTGGAGTCTTTACAGCAAGAATATCAGCGGCTGCGATCGCTCTTAGAACAGCAGCGAGAGACTTTAATGCAGAAATTCCAGATGTCGAGTCTGCAAGTATTAGAATCTTTTTTGTTGTATTGGCCTACCGCAGCCGCCAGAGCTTTAGAGAATCCTCAGATGGAAGCGGTGAAATTGCTGCCATTAGTCCGACCCGTGCAACAGCTGCTTTCTCAATGGGGAGTCGAAGCGATCGCATCAGTTGGAGCAGAACTTCCTTACGACCCCCAGTTCCATCAACTCATCGAAGGAACTGCTCAACCTGGAGAAAATGTGAAAGTCCGTAATCTTGGCTACCGCCAAGGAGAGAAACTTCTGCACCGCGTTAAAGTCAGTGCTATATCCAAAGCTTGA
- a CDS encoding Dps family protein, whose product MRPLNIGLTEEQRQGVTDLLNKDLSDAYLLLIKTKKYHWDVVGPQFRSLHQLWEEHYTALTESIDAIAERVRALGGYPVGTAEGFLKNASIKEDPGTLPNAFHMVENLVSDHEQVIRNLRDHIDQCGDNFHDQGTADFLTGLMEQHEQMAWMLRSFIEGESIQPDGRLSAEGLKVPVNMK is encoded by the coding sequence ATGCGTCCTTTAAACATAGGTTTAACAGAAGAGCAGCGTCAAGGCGTGACCGATTTATTAAATAAGGATTTGTCGGATGCCTATCTGCTATTGATCAAAACCAAAAAATACCATTGGGATGTCGTCGGGCCTCAGTTCCGCTCTCTGCACCAACTGTGGGAAGAACACTACACCGCGTTGACGGAAAGCATTGATGCGATCGCTGAGCGAGTTCGCGCCTTGGGTGGTTATCCCGTAGGAACTGCGGAAGGCTTCCTAAAGAACGCTTCTATCAAGGAAGATCCGGGTACTCTTCCCAACGCTTTTCACATGGTAGAGAACCTCGTGTCAGATCACGAGCAAGTTATCCGTAATCTCCGTGACCACATCGATCAGTGCGGTGATAACTTCCACGATCAAGGTACAGCGGATTTCCTCACCGGCTTGATGGAACAACATGAGCAAATGGCTTGGATGTTGCGTTCCTTCATCGAAGGTGAATCCATTCAGCCAGACGGCAGACTCTCAGCAGAAGGTTTGAAAGTTCCCGTCAACATGAAGTAA
- a CDS encoding DUF1350 family protein, translating into MDWKEISGNWVLIPQHPVGIVHFLGGAFVAAAPHVTYRWLLEQLGNQGYAVIATPFVNTLDHSAIAGNVLLSFDSAIEQLRAKALLRRRYLPVYGLGHSMGCKLHLLIGSLFSVERAGNILISFNNYTASEAIPFVQQFNFSPAFNVEFTPSPVETNKLIADKYSVPRNLLIKFSNDTLDQSTGLTEVLQKRFSGMVAMQMLPGSHITPLGQDVNWQAGKDFTPFDAVGQWVKQEILYKELNLLKREILRWLQPFSPT; encoded by the coding sequence ATGGACTGGAAAGAAATATCCGGGAACTGGGTGTTAATTCCCCAACATCCTGTAGGAATTGTGCATTTCTTGGGGGGTGCATTTGTGGCGGCTGCACCCCACGTCACTTATCGCTGGTTATTAGAACAACTGGGGAATCAAGGCTATGCGGTGATTGCGACGCCGTTTGTGAATACGCTGGATCATAGCGCGATCGCAGGCAACGTTCTCCTCAGCTTCGATAGCGCCATCGAACAATTACGGGCAAAAGCGTTATTGCGGCGGCGATATCTCCCAGTCTACGGACTCGGACACAGTATGGGTTGCAAACTGCATTTGCTCATTGGTAGTCTTTTTTCTGTCGAACGTGCGGGTAATATCCTGATTTCCTTTAATAACTACACTGCAAGCGAAGCCATCCCATTTGTGCAGCAGTTTAATTTCAGCCCAGCTTTTAATGTCGAGTTTACACCTTCGCCGGTAGAAACTAACAAGTTGATTGCTGATAAATACAGTGTCCCGCGCAATTTACTGATAAAATTCTCTAACGATACGCTTGACCAATCAACTGGCTTAACCGAAGTATTGCAAAAGCGCTTTTCAGGGATGGTAGCAATGCAAATGCTACCAGGAAGTCATATTACACCGCTTGGTCAAGATGTCAATTGGCAAGCGGGAAAGGACTTCACACCGTTTGATGCTGTTGGTCAATGGGTGAAGCAAGAAATTCTATACAAAGAGCTGAATTTGTTGAAACGAGAAATTCTCCGCTGGCTACAGCCTTTCTCTCCTACTTAA